The following coding sequences are from one Odocoileus virginianus isolate 20LAN1187 ecotype Illinois chromosome 7, Ovbor_1.2, whole genome shotgun sequence window:
- the CCNJ gene encoding cyclin-J isoform X1: MELEAQWWRGQLAADIHQALRYKELKLPSYKGQSPQLSLRRYFADLIAIVSNRFTLCPSARHLAVYLLDLFMDRYDISIQQLHLVALSCLLLASKFEEKEDSVPKLEQLNSLGCMTNMNLVLTKQNLLHMELLLLETFQWNLCLPTAAHFIEYYLSEAVHETDLHDGWPMMCLEKTRLYMAKYADYFLEVSLQDYAFLNYAPSLVAAACVASSRIILRLSPTWPTRLHRLTAYSWDFLVQCIERLLIAHDNDVKEANKQRGQTGPQPAQLSVFQTASQPSRAVHFQQPQYLHQTHQTSLQYRHPVSEQPSCQQIVSTTHTSSYTLPTCPAGFQTSVQGLGHVPTGVGMSLAIPVEVKPCLNVSYNRSYQINEHYPCITQCFER; this comes from the exons GAGCTGAAGTTGCCTTCCTACAAAGGCCAGTCCCCTCAACTAAGTCTCAGAAGATATTTTGCTGACTTGATTGCCATTGTGAGCAATCGTTTCACACTCTGCCCTTCTGCCCGACATCTTGCTGTCTATTTGCTGGACCTGTTTATGGATCGTTATGACATCTCTATCCAGCAGCTGCATTTAGTTGCACTTTCCTGTCTGCTTCTAGCAA gtaaatttgaagaaaaagaagatagtGTGCCTAAGCTGGAGCAGCTCAACAGCCTGGGTTGTATGACTAATATGAATCTAGtgttaacaaaacaaaatttgcTACATATGGAACTATTATTATTAGAAACCTTTCAGTGGAACCTCTGCCTTCCAACAGCTGCCCATTTCATTGAGTATTATCTCTCCGAAGCAGTACATGAAACAGATCTTCATGATGGCTGGCCAATGATGTGCTTGGAAAAAACTAGACTTTACATGGCCAAGTATGCAGATTACTTCCTGGAAGTATCTTTGCAAG ATTATGCCTTTCTAAATTATGCACCTTCTttagtagctgcagcatgtgtgGCTTCTTCAAGGATTATACTTCGTCTTTCTCCAACGTGGCCTACAAGACTGCATCGTCTTACTGCTTACTCCTGGGATTTCTTAGTGCAGTGCATTGAACGGCTATTGAT CGCTCATGATAATGATGtgaaagaagcaaacaaacagagAGGACAGACAGGACCTCAGCCAGCACAACTAAGTGTGTTCCAGACAGCCTCCCAGCCCTCTCGGGCAGTTCACTTTCAGCAACCTCAGTATCTCCATCAGACTCATCAGACCTCACTACAGTATCGCCATCCTGTATCGGAACAACCAAGCTGTCAGCAGATTGTATCTACTACACACACCTCATCTTACACACTACCGACATGTCCTGCTGGCTTCCAAACTAGTGTTCAGGGCCTTGGGCATGTGCCAACTGGTGTTGGGATGTCACTGGCAATACCAGTAGAAGTTAAACCCTGTCTAAATGTTTCTTATAACCGGAGTTATCAGATAAATGAACATTACCCTTGCATTACTCAATGCTTTGAAAGGTGA
- the CCNJ gene encoding cyclin-J isoform X2, whose product MELEAQWWRGQLAADIHQALRYKELKLPSYKGQSPQLSLRRYFADLIAIVSNRFTLCPSARHLAVYLLDLFMDRYDISIQQLHLVALSCLLLASKFEEKEDSVPKLEQLNSLGCMTNMNLVLTKQNLLHMELLLLETFQWNLCLPTAAHFIEYYLSEAVHETDLHDGWPMMCLEKTRLYMAKYADYFLEVSLQVAAACVASSRIILRLSPTWPTRLHRLTAYSWDFLVQCIERLLIAHDNDVKEANKQRGQTGPQPAQLSVFQTASQPSRAVHFQQPQYLHQTHQTSLQYRHPVSEQPSCQQIVSTTHTSSYTLPTCPAGFQTSVQGLGHVPTGVGMSLAIPVEVKPCLNVSYNRSYQINEHYPCITQCFER is encoded by the exons GAGCTGAAGTTGCCTTCCTACAAAGGCCAGTCCCCTCAACTAAGTCTCAGAAGATATTTTGCTGACTTGATTGCCATTGTGAGCAATCGTTTCACACTCTGCCCTTCTGCCCGACATCTTGCTGTCTATTTGCTGGACCTGTTTATGGATCGTTATGACATCTCTATCCAGCAGCTGCATTTAGTTGCACTTTCCTGTCTGCTTCTAGCAA gtaaatttgaagaaaaagaagatagtGTGCCTAAGCTGGAGCAGCTCAACAGCCTGGGTTGTATGACTAATATGAATCTAGtgttaacaaaacaaaatttgcTACATATGGAACTATTATTATTAGAAACCTTTCAGTGGAACCTCTGCCTTCCAACAGCTGCCCATTTCATTGAGTATTATCTCTCCGAAGCAGTACATGAAACAGATCTTCATGATGGCTGGCCAATGATGTGCTTGGAAAAAACTAGACTTTACATGGCCAAGTATGCAGATTACTTCCTGGAAGTATCTTTGCAAG tagctgcagcatgtgtgGCTTCTTCAAGGATTATACTTCGTCTTTCTCCAACGTGGCCTACAAGACTGCATCGTCTTACTGCTTACTCCTGGGATTTCTTAGTGCAGTGCATTGAACGGCTATTGAT CGCTCATGATAATGATGtgaaagaagcaaacaaacagagAGGACAGACAGGACCTCAGCCAGCACAACTAAGTGTGTTCCAGACAGCCTCCCAGCCCTCTCGGGCAGTTCACTTTCAGCAACCTCAGTATCTCCATCAGACTCATCAGACCTCACTACAGTATCGCCATCCTGTATCGGAACAACCAAGCTGTCAGCAGATTGTATCTACTACACACACCTCATCTTACACACTACCGACATGTCCTGCTGGCTTCCAAACTAGTGTTCAGGGCCTTGGGCATGTGCCAACTGGTGTTGGGATGTCACTGGCAATACCAGTAGAAGTTAAACCCTGTCTAAATGTTTCTTATAACCGGAGTTATCAGATAAATGAACATTACCCTTGCATTACTCAATGCTTTGAAAGGTGA